The genomic window TTGGGTGGCGGATTCGGATTTGAGTGTAACTTTCCTGTAAGAAATATTGCTATGGGCGACACATAGCTGACCCAAGACGAACGATACCCTATCCAATACCTGTCCCGCTACTGCAACATCGATGAAATCACCAAACAGCTCAACCGACACAAAAAAACCATCAGCCGCGAAATAAAACGCCACTCCGCCCAAGGGCAGCAATACGGCGCCGAGAAAGCCCAACGACAAAACCGGCTGACCAAACAACGCCGGCGAAAACCCTATAAGCTGATTTGCAGCTGATTCAGCGCATCGACACCCTTATCCGCTACAAGCCCAGAGGCAAAGTGCCCAACCGTGTCGGCATAGAAACGACCAAAAAATCCGCATCGGCGATTGGGAGACCGACACCATCATCGGCAAAGATCAGAAAAAGCGCATTATTGACCTTGGTAGAACGTGTTACCCGCTGCACCATCATCTGCAAATTGAAGAACCTCAAAGCCGAAGACACTGCCCGGGCAGCCCGTTAGGGCATTGAAGGAACATAAGTCGGAGTCCACACCACCACCATGGTTAACGGCAAAGAGTTCTGCCAACACACCAAAATAGCCAAAGCATTAAAGGCGGAAACCTATTTTTGCCGCCCTTACCATTCGTGGGAGAAAGGGCTGAATGAAAACACCAACGGACTCATCCGGCAATATTTCCCCAAACGGACCGATTTCCGAAACATCGGCAATCGGGAGATACGCAGGGTTCGAGATGAGTTGAACCATCGGCTAAGAAAAACACTTGGCTGCGAAACGCCAAGTGTTTTATTTTTGATTTGTTCCAACGACCTGTACCCTAGAGTTGCACTTGAAATCCGAATCTAAGAACCTTTATAGTTAAGGATTTCAGGGTTTGACAGGTTTGCCGTTGATGCTGACGGAAGTCAGTTTCAAATCGTAGGTTTTGCCGTCGTCGGTATAGCTGATTTGGGCGGGGATGTTGCCCAAGGCGGTGGCGAAAGAATAGGTAACGGTGTCGTCGCCGCGTTGTACGCGGTATTTTTCGACGGGTGTGGCTTTGCCGTTCAGGGTATAGCTGCCGCTGCCGATTTTGCTCATACCGCTGACGGGATAGATTTTTTTGCCGTTGGTGATACTCAGGCGGGCAGGCAGTTTCGCATCGTTGGCGGCAAGCTGCCATGCCAGCGTGAACAAATCGCTGATGTTGCCGCCGACGGTTTCGGTTTGCAGATCGCCTGTTTTACCGTAGGTAACCTGATTGCCTCTGAATTTGGCTTCGGCATAGGTTTTACCGCCGCGGACGTCTTTGTAGTAACTCGGGCGGATAGTGTTGCCGCTGATGCTGCCGCCGGATTCGAAACGGATATGGTAGAGCGGGACTTTGATGGTTGAGACGACTTTGTAGCCTTTACCGTTGCGGGTAAAGGTCATGGTCGCAGGCAGGGTGAGTCCGTTGTAGTGACCGGCATATTGCAGGGAGACGGATTGCGGTAAGTTGGCGGCATGAGCGCTAGAGATAAATACGGGTGATGCAAATGCAGCTATCGTTAGGTTTAGGGATAAAGCGCGAAGATAGGGTTTCATGGCATATCTCTATATATCTGATGTCGTGAAAATACGTTGTTTCCGAATCGGTGAAGTTAGCTATTATAAAGTTTGGTTTGTTAGGATATGAATAATTATTTATAGAAATGCAAAAGGACATTATAAAAAAGGCCGGAGTTAATCCGGCCTTTTATGGGGTTTAAGCCAAGAGGGTTTGTCCTTCGGCGTTGCGTTTTGAATTGAACACGCGGTTGCCTTCGATTTTCAGACGACCTGCGACAAAATCGGCAACGGCTTGCGGGAACAGGCGGTGTTCGACGGTCAGGACGCGTGCGGCAATGTCGTCGGGCGTGTCGCCGTCGAGTATCGGGACGATGCCTTGCGAGATAATCGGACCACAGTCCAGTTCAGGGGTTACAAAATGGATGGTACAGCCTGCGACGCGGCAGCCGGCTTCCAGGGCGCGTTCGTGGGTGTGCAGGCCGGTAAATGAGGGGAGGATGGACGGGTGGATGTTGATCAGGCGGTTTGGGTAATGGGCGCAGAATTCGGGCGTGAGGATGCGCATAAAGCCTGCGAGGACGACCAAATCGGGTTGATAGACGTCGATTTTTTCCATCATGGTTTGGTCGAAAGCGAGGCGGCTGGGGAAGTCTTTGTGGTTGAGGCTTTCGGTGGCGATGCCGCGTTCGGCTGCCCAAGCCAGTCCGGCGGCGGTTGTGCTGTTGCTGAGGACGGCGGCGATGCGGGCGTCTGGAATGGCGGCATTGACGATGGCCTGCATATTGCTGCCGCGGCCGGAGATGAGGATAACGATGTTTTTCATGGTGTCGGGCTTTCGGATTTTTCAGGCAGCCATTGTATAGCAAAATAAAATCAGAATGCTATGCGTGATATGGACGGGAATCGGATTTGCAAAGGTCGTCTGAAGCGGATAAACCGTACCATTGCTGCCTGAAAACAGATAACGGCAGTTGGGGTGGATTTGTAATGAAAAATGCCCGAAACGGATTGGGTTCGGGCATTGGGTTAAAGCGCAGGTTTATTGGACTTTTTTGATGTCAACTTGACCGGGGGCAGGCTGAAAGTCTTCAGGTTTGCCGATTTTAACCAGCTTCACGTCGAATACCAAAGTGGAATTCGGGCCGATTTTCCCACCGGGAACAGGCTGATCGCGGTAGGCGAGTTTGGATGGGATATAGAATGTTGCTTCGCCGCCTTCTTTCAAGAGCTGGATACCCTCGGTCCAGCCGGGGATGACTTGGCTGACAGGGAAGGTAACAGGACCACCATTGGCTTTGCTGCTGTCGAAGACGGTACCGTCAATCAGGCGGCCTTCGTATTCAACGACGACGATGTCGTCTTTCTTAGGCTGTTTGCCGTCCCCTTCTTTGGTGATTTTGTATTGCAGGCCGGAGGCGGTGGTTTTCACGCCTTCTTTAGTCGCATTTTCTTTGAGGAACGCTTCGCCTTTTTCCAGGTTGGCTTTGGCGTCAGCTTGAAGTTTTTCTGCGGCTTTGGTTTGTTGTTCGGTCAGGAATTTCATCATGACTTCCTGCGCCTGGGCTTCGGTCATTTTGTTTTCTTTGCCTTCATAAGAAGCCTGCATGGCTTCGATGAAGACTTTCATATCAATTTCCGCACCTTGATCTTTCATTTGTTTTAAAGATCTGCCGATGTCCATACCCATTGCGTAGCTGGCTTGTTGGGCCGGTGTACCGATAGAAGATGCGTCTGTTGCGGCAGAAGCTGCGGATGCGGGAGCAGAGCCAGCCGCAGGTGTATTGGCGTCTTTTTTGTCGCAGGCGGTCAGTGCCAATGCGGCGGCGATTGCCAATGCGCTGAATTTGAAAGTTTTGTTCATGGTGTTTTCGTCTTTTAAAAGGGTCAGTAAAAGAAAGTCGGGATTATAGCCCAGTTTGATTCAAAAGGAATCAAAGCTGTTTAAATTTTTGGCTTGAATTGTAAAGCTGTTTTCAGACGACCTTCGTTTTCAGGCTTTTCCGGTCATATTGTGGTGTTCGATGGTAAAGCCGCTTTTTTTGTATGCACTGAAGCGTTCGCGGGCGTCAGCGAGTGCTTCCAAACTGCTGCCTACGATTTCGAGTACGCGGGCGGGAATGACAGGGGCTTCGTTCCAAAAGTCGGGCGAGAGATTGAGGATGGTAGCGTTTTCAGGGACGGTGGGCAAAGTATCGCCGAACGCGAGCCATACGGGTGTTTCAGACGACATGGGTTGGTCGGGTTGCCAAATTTCGTGCGGAATGAAACTTTCAGGGATTTGCTGCCAAAGGTCGCGGTCGAGGCGGCGGATTGTCTCGGCAGAATCCGACCACACCAATATTTGTCCGCCGTCGCGTATGGCGCGCGCAATCAGGCGGCAGGCGAAGGCGGCGGGGTCGGCGGCGTGGGTGTAAAAGGTGGCTTTGGGCATGGCGCGGGAGTGGGGCGGGAAAATAGGGATTATAGTGAAAACGGGTTGAAAGGGCTATCGGGCTTCCTGTATTGGATTTCAAACCTTTTGTCTTTGTTTTTTCAGACGACCTTTGCGGCTGTCAGCCCCGTTCCAACACCTTCCTCGCCGCTTCCACACCCCAATACAAGGCTTCTTCGAGTACCGAATAGCCGCTCAAATCGCTGTGGGCAAACAGCAATCCTGACGCTCGGTTTCTGATTTTTAACAAAGATTCGTCGTTCAGATAACCGGCTTTCGGTACGCTCATGCCGTGTCCGCGTACCGTAACATCAACGTGGGAAACGTGTTGCCAGAAGCTCTCTCCGTAGGCGGCGATCAAATCTTTGGCGGCGAAGTCGCGCAGTTCTTCGTCGGTGGCTTCGAGCAGTTGGCGGCGGACGGCTTGCGGGGTGTCATGGTTGAGCGCGGCGTAGGCAGTAAAAATCGTGCGCTCGGGGCGGGCGATGCGGATGAGCTGGTTGGTGGCGACGACGTAGCCGAGTCCCTGGCTGCCGTAGATGACGTTATCCCACGCCGTTTCGCTGTTGTTTTTTTCTTTCGGGAAGCTGTGCAGCTCGAAATTGGCGACCAACCACGGGGCGTATTCGGGAATGTTCAAACCGTATTGCGCGGGATTTTCGACGATTCGGGCGGCGACCATCAACGGCATGGCGGAGATAACGTGTTGCGCGGTCAGGGCGACGGTTTCGCCGCTTGAATTGTCACGCAGCCAAACTTCAATACGGTCG from Neisseria sp. DTU_2020_1000833_1_SI_GRL_NUU_006 includes these protein-coding regions:
- a CDS encoding FKBP-type peptidyl-prolyl cis-trans isomerase, whose product is MNKTFKFSALAIAAALALTACDKKDANTPAAGSAPASAASAATDASSIGTPAQQASYAMGMDIGRSLKQMKDQGAEIDMKVFIEAMQASYEGKENKMTEAQAQEVMMKFLTEQQTKAAEKLQADAKANLEKGEAFLKENATKEGVKTTASGLQYKITKEGDGKQPKKDDIVVVEYEGRLIDGTVFDSSKANGGPVTFPVSQVIPGWTEGIQLLKEGGEATFYIPSKLAYRDQPVPGGKIGPNSTLVFDVKLVKIGKPEDFQPAPGQVDIKKVQ
- a CDS encoding DNA polymerase III subunit chi → MPKATFYTHAADPAAFACRLIARAIRDGGQILVWSDSAETIRRLDRDLWQQIPESFIPHEIWQPDQPMSSETPVWLAFGDTLPTVPENATILNLSPDFWNEAPVIPARVLEIVGSSLEALADARERFSAYKKSGFTIEHHNMTGKA
- a CDS encoding DUF3108 domain-containing protein, which produces MKPYLRALSLNLTIAAFASPVFISSAHAANLPQSVSLQYAGHYNGLTLPATMTFTRNGKGYKVVSTIKVPLYHIRFESGGSISGNTIRPSYYKDVRGGKTYAEAKFRGNQVTYGKTGDLQTETVGGNISDLFTLAWQLAANDAKLPARLSITNGKKIYPVSGMSKIGSGSYTLNGKATPVEKYRVQRGDDTVTYSFATALGNIPAQISYTDDGKTYDLKLTSVSINGKPVKP
- the purN gene encoding phosphoribosylglycinamide formyltransferase is translated as MKNIVILISGRGSNMQAIVNAAIPDARIAAVLSNSTTAAGLAWAAERGIATESLNHKDFPSRLAFDQTMMEKIDVYQPDLVVLAGFMRILTPEFCAHYPNRLINIHPSILPSFTGLHTHERALEAGCRVAGCTIHFVTPELDCGPIISQGIVPILDGDTPDDIAARVLTVEHRLFPQAVADFVAGRLKIEGNRVFNSKRNAEGQTLLA